One genomic window of Gracilinema caldarium DSM 7334 includes the following:
- a CDS encoding Crp/Fnr family transcriptional regulator has translation MEDITVYTYPVNGIIFKEGEPGELMFILVEGAVELRKQVQGAEIVLKTIDQKNDFFGEMALIDGKPRSATAVAIKPTRLIPVDNEAFERLVLTNGKFAWKIIGILSDRIRETNKQLEALLNTSPKDRINFAIADFALKLNVKIHDGRYKVPVEDLKTWLNNRCGVSMDEIDNHLFRLMKSESIAYGASKEKGNTELIISTNFIHQYNRRH, from the coding sequence ATGGAAGATATAACTGTGTATACCTACCCGGTGAACGGCATCATTTTTAAGGAAGGGGAGCCGGGTGAACTGATGTTCATCCTGGTAGAAGGAGCTGTAGAGCTTCGAAAGCAAGTACAGGGTGCGGAAATTGTATTAAAAACGATAGACCAAAAAAACGACTTTTTTGGCGAGATGGCTCTTATCGACGGGAAACCCCGTTCCGCCACTGCGGTAGCCATAAAACCGACCAGGCTCATTCCCGTAGACAATGAAGCCTTTGAACGGTTGGTGCTTACCAACGGAAAATTTGCCTGGAAAATAATCGGGATTCTTTCGGACCGTATCCGGGAAACCAACAAACAGCTTGAAGCACTTCTGAACACCAGCCCTAAGGACCGGATCAACTTTGCCATCGCAGATTTTGCACTGAAATTAAATGTAAAAATCCATGACGGTCGCTATAAGGTGCCTGTAGAGGACCTTAAAACCTGGCTCAACAACCGATGCGGTGTTTCGATGGATGAGATTGATAATCATCTATTCCGTCTTATGAAAAGTGAGAGTATCGCCTATGGAGCAAGCAAGGAAAAGGGTAATACGGAACTGATTATCAGTACGAATTTTATTCATCAATATAATCGCAGACATTAA
- a CDS encoding FKBP-type peptidyl-prolyl cis-trans isomerase — translation MNIAKDCVVSIDYTLTDPEGQVLDTSSGAGPLSYLHGNDNLIPGLEKALEGKTAGDSFKITVPAVDAYGERDEHLVINVPLDRFQGVGTVEAGMQFEAETADGSRIVTVTKVANGMATVDANHPLAGMDLTFDVKVVDVRAATAEELEHGHPHMHDDGCGEDCDCGDDEGCNCGGCH, via the coding sequence ATGAATATCGCTAAAGATTGCGTAGTCAGCATTGATTACACCCTCACCGATCCCGAAGGACAAGTTCTCGATACGTCTTCCGGAGCAGGTCCTCTTTCGTATCTCCACGGCAATGACAACCTCATTCCCGGCCTTGAAAAAGCTCTGGAAGGCAAAACCGCAGGGGATTCCTTTAAAATTACCGTTCCTGCCGTAGATGCCTATGGCGAGCGGGACGAACATTTGGTTATCAATGTACCCCTCGATCGCTTTCAGGGTGTTGGTACCGTAGAAGCGGGTATGCAGTTTGAAGCAGAAACCGCTGACGGAAGCCGCATTGTTACCGTAACGAAAGTAGCAAACGGGATGGCCACTGTAGATGCCAACCATCCCCTTGCTGGTATGGATTTAACCTTTGATGTAAAAGTTGTTGATGTTCGCGCCGCAACAGCCGAAGAGCTGGAGCATGGACATCCCCACATGCACGATGATGGCTGCGGGGAGGACTGTGATTGTGGCGACGATGAAGGTTGCAACTGCGGCGGCTGCCATTAA
- a CDS encoding Gx transporter family protein — translation MDQPIKRHSPLALLGALCLFLSTIEYLIPKPLPFIRIGIANIPIMLAIDLFPFSSFLLLVMLKVIGQAILTGSLFSYVFLFSLGGTLTSALGMFVLRRLIGKNNISFIGIGLVGAILSNGVQIGLAWLFIFGPSAQFIAPPLLLLGFITGLLLGIFCQNFSEHSLWYKRALQEHHHDTP, via the coding sequence ATGGATCAACCTATTAAACGGCACTCTCCTCTAGCTTTGCTTGGAGCCCTTTGTCTCTTTCTATCAACCATTGAGTACCTCATTCCCAAACCATTACCGTTTATCCGTATCGGTATTGCTAATATTCCTATCATGCTTGCCATAGACCTGTTCCCTTTCAGTTCATTCTTATTACTGGTTATGTTAAAGGTTATTGGTCAGGCAATTCTTACTGGATCTTTGTTTTCCTATGTTTTTCTCTTCTCTCTAGGAGGAACCCTTACTTCAGCCCTGGGGATGTTTGTCCTGCGCAGATTGATTGGAAAGAACAACATTAGTTTTATTGGTATTGGCCTTGTTGGGGCGATACTTTCGAATGGAGTACAAATAGGGCTCGCCTGGCTGTTTATATTTGGCCCGAGCGCTCAATTTATTGCCCCGCCTCTCCTCTTATTAGGATTCATTACCGGTCTGCTACTGGGTATCTTCTGTCAGAATTTTTCTGAACATTCCCTCTGGTATAAACGGGCACTACAGGAACACCACCATGATACACCGTGA
- a CDS encoding sulfide/dihydroorotate dehydrogenase-like FAD/NAD-binding protein produces the protein MNRILKKTQLSAEVFEMEVEAPLIAQNRKAGQFIIVQIDSEWGERIPLTIADADPKTGTITMVFQTVGASTHRLAAKNVGDYVENILGPLGNPTHIEKFGTVVCVGGGIGVAPLHPIAQAMKAAGNKVIIIIGARNKDLVIFEDRMRKIADELVIVTDDGSYGRKALVTEPLKEYCSQDPKPDLAVAIGPPIMMKFCAETTRPFQVPTVVSLNTIMIDGTGMCGGCRVSVGGETKFVCVDGPEFDGHKVDFDNMMTRLRAYKEKEEEDHHVCHLELQIESMEHKGGR, from the coding sequence ATGAACAGGATTTTAAAGAAAACTCAGCTTTCGGCAGAAGTCTTTGAGATGGAGGTGGAAGCCCCCCTCATTGCGCAAAACCGTAAGGCCGGACAGTTTATCATAGTACAAATTGATTCTGAATGGGGTGAACGAATTCCCCTCACCATTGCCGATGCGGATCCTAAGACTGGTACCATAACCATGGTGTTCCAGACAGTGGGCGCCAGCACCCACCGGCTTGCCGCAAAAAATGTAGGCGATTATGTCGAAAATATTTTGGGGCCCCTGGGGAATCCCACGCATATAGAAAAATTTGGGACCGTGGTCTGTGTTGGGGGTGGTATTGGAGTCGCCCCGCTGCATCCTATAGCCCAGGCTATGAAGGCCGCTGGCAACAAGGTAATCATTATCATCGGAGCCCGCAATAAGGACCTCGTTATTTTTGAAGACCGGATGCGCAAGATTGCCGATGAACTGGTTATCGTAACCGACGACGGTTCCTATGGCCGTAAAGCCCTGGTAACGGAACCCTTGAAGGAATATTGCTCCCAGGATCCCAAACCAGATCTGGCAGTGGCCATAGGGCCTCCCATTATGATGAAATTCTGTGCCGAAACTACCCGGCCCTTTCAGGTACCCACGGTGGTGTCCCTTAATACGATTATGATTGATGGAACGGGCATGTGTGGTGGCTGCCGGGTGTCCGTAGGGGGCGAGACCAAATTTGTCTGTGTTGATGGACCCGAATTTGACGGTCATAAGGTAGACTTTGATAATATGATGACCCGTCTCCGGGCTTATAAGGAAAAAGAAGAAGAAGACCACCACGTTTGCCACCTGGAACTACAGATTGAATCCATGGAACACAAGGGGGGGCGCTGA
- a CDS encoding NusG domain II-containing protein: MKVATAAAAIKRSITRFRPWDLVMLGTSIVITVSSFILVYTGNTKDLQVVIEGTGQSYIYPLSINETIPVQGPLGTTIVVIHHGNVHVEDSPCNNKLCIAMGEISLPGQWIACLPNQVFVRIIGTSAKDELDGSTY; encoded by the coding sequence ATGAAGGTTGCAACTGCGGCGGCTGCCATTAAGCGTAGCATTACCAGATTCCGACCCTGGGATCTGGTAATGCTGGGAACATCTATAGTAATTACTGTTTCTTCATTTATTCTCGTTTATACTGGGAATACAAAGGATCTACAGGTAGTCATAGAAGGAACCGGGCAGTCCTATATATATCCCCTTTCTATTAATGAAACCATACCAGTACAGGGCCCCCTCGGAACAACCATAGTGGTAATCCATCATGGTAATGTTCACGTGGAAGATTCTCCCTGTAACAACAAGCTCTGCATAGCTATGGGCGAAATCAGCCTGCCGGGTCAATGGATAGCTTGTTTGCCGAACCAGGTATTCGTTCGAATAATCGGAACATCAGCAAAGGACGAGCTAGATGGATCAACCTATTAA
- the gltA gene encoding NADPH-dependent glutamate synthase, whose amino-acid sequence MSELHQIGKSREQLDQEAAALLKVIEEKKAAGQVLSPKERLAIPPQEMPAQDPIARGKTVSEVALGYSEAQARLEAERCLNCKNEPCVKGCPVQVPIPRFISYIQKGDFKAAVDTIKETNLLPAVCGRVCPQEKQCQLECTVGKSLKDVGKAVAIGRLERFVADWERENGKVTPPTVKPRTGKRVAVIGSGPAGITVAADVAREGHEVVLFEAFHKPGGVMVYGIPEFRLPKSIVQAEIDTLKKMGVKIETNFLVGRTRTLKQLLEEDHFDAAFVGVGAGLPKFLGCPGENLVGVFSANEYLTRANLMKAYDAKKAATPIYKSRIVAVVGGGNVAMDAARMALRLGAEQVHVIYRRTREEMPARAEEVEHAMEEGIVFNFLRNPTRILGNEQGRVVGMELQQFELGAPDASGRRSPVPIAGSEYVFDCDTVIVALGNESNPLLVKTTEGLVVDKKGRIVVGADQKTSLDAVYAGGDIVLGAATVILAMGEGRRAAAAINELLAKK is encoded by the coding sequence ATGAGCGAATTGCATCAGATTGGTAAAAGCCGGGAACAGCTCGATCAGGAAGCTGCGGCTCTGCTTAAGGTTATAGAAGAGAAGAAGGCTGCAGGCCAGGTCTTAAGCCCTAAAGAGCGGCTTGCCATTCCTCCCCAAGAAATGCCTGCCCAGGACCCGATTGCCCGGGGCAAAACGGTAAGTGAAGTAGCCCTGGGCTATAGCGAAGCTCAGGCGCGGCTTGAAGCGGAACGATGCCTTAACTGCAAGAATGAGCCCTGTGTAAAGGGCTGTCCGGTGCAGGTACCTATTCCCCGTTTTATTTCCTATATTCAGAAGGGTGATTTTAAGGCTGCTGTCGATACGATTAAAGAGACTAACCTGCTTCCTGCGGTGTGCGGCCGGGTTTGCCCCCAGGAAAAGCAGTGCCAGCTGGAGTGTACCGTCGGAAAAAGCCTTAAGGATGTTGGTAAGGCCGTTGCCATCGGTCGGCTGGAACGCTTTGTGGCTGACTGGGAGCGGGAAAACGGGAAGGTTACCCCGCCTACAGTTAAACCAAGGACCGGGAAGCGGGTGGCTGTTATCGGCTCAGGCCCGGCGGGCATCACGGTAGCCGCCGATGTGGCCCGAGAAGGCCACGAAGTGGTACTGTTTGAAGCCTTCCATAAACCCGGTGGTGTTATGGTCTATGGTATCCCTGAGTTCCGGCTTCCCAAGTCTATCGTTCAGGCAGAAATCGATACCCTGAAAAAAATGGGAGTAAAAATCGAAACCAACTTCCTCGTGGGCCGGACTAGAACGTTGAAACAGCTTCTTGAGGAAGATCACTTTGATGCGGCCTTTGTCGGTGTCGGTGCCGGGCTTCCCAAATTCCTCGGCTGTCCTGGGGAAAACCTGGTTGGTGTGTTCAGTGCCAATGAGTACCTGACCCGGGCTAATTTGATGAAGGCCTACGATGCAAAAAAGGCGGCTACGCCTATTTACAAATCCCGTATTGTGGCAGTAGTAGGCGGCGGTAATGTTGCCATGGATGCTGCTCGTATGGCCCTCAGGCTTGGGGCTGAACAGGTCCATGTGATCTACCGCCGTACCAGAGAAGAAATGCCCGCCCGGGCTGAAGAGGTCGAACACGCCATGGAGGAGGGCATTGTGTTTAACTTCCTCCGCAATCCTACCCGTATTCTGGGAAATGAACAGGGCCGGGTTGTTGGCATGGAATTACAGCAATTTGAGCTTGGTGCGCCCGATGCCTCAGGCCGCCGCAGCCCGGTGCCCATAGCTGGCTCCGAGTATGTCTTCGACTGCGATACGGTTATTGTTGCCCTGGGCAATGAATCGAACCCCCTCCTGGTAAAAACCACTGAAGGGCTTGTGGTGGACAAAAAGGGCCGTATCGTAGTCGGTGCTGACCAGAAAACCTCCCTCGATGCGGTTTATGCCGGTGGGGATATTGTGCTCGGAGCCGCTACGGTGATCCTTGCCATGGGGGAAGGGCGCCGGGCTGCGGCGGCAATTAACGAGCTTTTAGCTAAAAAATAG
- a CDS encoding bifunctional metallophosphatase/5'-nucleotidase — MKKRSLIRVVAGFSLALTILVGCAGAPQTALSPKVDANPLSLSIFHVNDTHAKLESTLTELKVDITPELTAKRTFVELGGFARLWAAVEALRAEKPNSFFLHAGDVFQGTLYFTEFKGKADGDFLNAIGVDAMVIGNHEFDKGPSVLADFIKDVKFPVLACNVDLSAEPSLKNSVKPYVIKDVAGAKVAIVGIANPETPDISSPGPTVKFLDPVSSLEKVVKELEAKGINKIVVLSHCGYEVDKDLGNKVIGVDIIVGGHSHYVLGSVADLGLKSQGDYPTVIQSPAGDPVLVVTSWNWANMIGVLDVDFDKDGKIISFKGNSKLLAGLDKFRIYDLPDADGKLKRVEFVRTADGTYAAKEYDGKAYAGVPSEKALSNYMTAFNTLVTRFKNDPRFLFMDPKKEGLEKLGKYSPALKALQAKIATKAEDALKRGNNTGPGPIIADSMIWKTGADIAIMNPGGVRTDLDSGDISVAKVYELQPFANTLVTLDVSGEEVLKILEDMTDFCITSYAKAPETAYVYVSGLKLTLLVNNVKGSRVTEVMVKAKDGSWKPLEPQTAYKLVVNNFVADGGDKNVTLGAIPKARKYDTGYVDSEAMLDYVLGKTLKETREERVKNVF, encoded by the coding sequence ATGAAAAAGCGTTCTCTTATTCGGGTGGTGGCAGGTTTTTCTCTAGCGCTTACAATTCTGGTAGGCTGTGCTGGTGCACCTCAAACAGCATTAAGCCCTAAGGTAGATGCAAATCCATTGTCGCTCTCAATTTTCCATGTAAATGATACCCATGCAAAATTAGAATCAACGTTAACTGAATTAAAAGTTGATATCACTCCTGAACTTACGGCAAAACGAACCTTCGTTGAGCTTGGTGGATTTGCTCGGCTCTGGGCAGCGGTAGAAGCCCTCAGGGCAGAGAAACCTAATAGTTTCTTTCTTCATGCAGGAGATGTGTTCCAGGGTACCTTGTATTTTACTGAATTTAAAGGAAAGGCCGATGGGGACTTCCTGAATGCTATAGGGGTCGATGCTATGGTCATTGGTAACCATGAGTTCGATAAGGGACCCTCAGTCCTGGCTGATTTTATCAAGGATGTCAAATTCCCCGTACTGGCCTGCAATGTGGATCTTTCTGCGGAGCCTTCCCTTAAAAACAGTGTAAAGCCCTATGTTATTAAGGATGTAGCAGGTGCCAAGGTTGCCATTGTTGGTATTGCAAACCCGGAGACCCCTGATATTTCAAGTCCTGGTCCTACGGTTAAATTCCTGGATCCAGTCAGCTCCCTAGAAAAGGTTGTTAAGGAATTGGAAGCAAAGGGAATAAATAAAATTGTGGTGTTGAGCCATTGCGGCTATGAAGTAGATAAGGATCTAGGTAATAAGGTAATTGGTGTAGACATTATTGTTGGAGGTCATTCCCACTATGTACTCGGCTCAGTAGCTGATCTTGGACTGAAATCTCAGGGCGATTATCCTACGGTTATTCAAAGCCCAGCTGGAGACCCGGTTCTGGTCGTGACTTCCTGGAATTGGGCCAATATGATTGGTGTTTTAGATGTAGACTTTGATAAGGATGGGAAAATTATTTCTTTTAAAGGCAACAGCAAATTGTTAGCGGGACTTGATAAATTCCGTATTTATGACCTTCCCGATGCGGATGGGAAACTAAAACGGGTAGAATTTGTCCGTACTGCCGACGGAACGTACGCTGCCAAAGAATATGATGGGAAAGCTTATGCAGGAGTTCCTTCAGAAAAAGCGCTTTCCAATTATATGACCGCCTTTAACACCTTAGTGACCCGTTTTAAGAATGACCCCCGTTTCTTATTTATGGATCCCAAAAAGGAGGGGTTAGAAAAACTAGGGAAATATAGTCCGGCATTAAAGGCTCTCCAGGCAAAAATTGCAACCAAAGCAGAAGATGCTCTGAAACGAGGTAACAATACCGGTCCTGGTCCTATTATTGCCGATTCTATGATCTGGAAGACTGGAGCTGATATTGCTATTATGAATCCCGGTGGTGTCCGGACGGACTTAGATAGCGGAGATATTTCTGTTGCTAAGGTTTATGAACTCCAGCCCTTTGCAAATACCTTGGTAACCCTGGATGTATCAGGAGAAGAGGTTCTGAAAATCCTTGAAGACATGACCGATTTTTGTATTACGAGCTATGCAAAGGCTCCTGAGACTGCCTATGTGTATGTATCGGGGCTTAAACTGACCCTGCTGGTAAATAATGTCAAGGGCTCTCGGGTTACTGAAGTGATGGTAAAAGCTAAAGATGGGTCCTGGAAACCCTTGGAGCCACAAACCGCCTATAAGCTTGTGGTGAACAATTTCGTGGCCGATGGGGGTGATAAAAATGTCACCCTGGGTGCAATTCCCAAGGCCCGGAAGTATGATACGGGTTATGTGGACTCTGAAGCCATGCTCGACTATGTTCTTGGAAAAACCCTGAAAGAAACTAGAGAAGAACGGGTAAAGAATGTCTTTTAG
- a CDS encoding tocopherol cyclase family protein, protein MIFLPRFLNPVLFQGVGKTRSYFEGWYFKQTISSKNDLTQRSIAIIPGISWDAQGTGHAFIQTIDSLDGSSTYFRFPVEAFCFQDKPFCVSIGVNRFSLQSMHLDLQDEAIAIVADLSFHKLTPIRPIMGPYTFVPFMECNHGIVSMHHEVTGSITLIRKDRDGELLSFTPGIGYIEKDWGRSMPSSWIWINAINFDGSAGPVSFFFSLANIPWLRKHFNGFISVLHVDGREYRFATYRQGHIDLLEYQGGILRILLSDRKYKVEILVRQTDAGELVAPVHGTMDCRIGECNNAWVRVVVKAKHRLSDAPLFDGITTGAGLELVGDIVRLAEKN, encoded by the coding sequence ATGATATTTTTACCCCGCTTTTTAAATCCGGTGCTATTCCAGGGCGTTGGAAAAACCAGAAGCTACTTCGAAGGTTGGTACTTTAAGCAGACCATCTCAAGCAAAAACGATCTTACTCAGCGAAGCATCGCTATTATTCCCGGGATAAGCTGGGATGCTCAAGGAACTGGCCATGCCTTTATTCAAACCATCGACAGTCTGGACGGTTCCAGTACCTATTTCCGTTTTCCCGTAGAAGCCTTTTGCTTTCAGGACAAACCCTTCTGCGTCAGTATCGGTGTTAACCGTTTTTCACTCCAGAGCATGCACCTGGACCTGCAGGATGAAGCCATTGCCATCGTAGCAGACCTTTCATTCCACAAGCTCACCCCCATTCGCCCCATCATGGGCCCCTACACCTTTGTCCCCTTTATGGAATGCAATCATGGCATCGTCAGCATGCACCATGAGGTAACCGGCTCCATCACCCTGATTCGTAAAGACCGGGACGGAGAACTCCTGAGCTTTACCCCCGGCATCGGTTATATTGAAAAAGACTGGGGCCGTTCCATGCCATCCAGCTGGATCTGGATTAATGCCATCAATTTTGATGGGTCCGCGGGTCCAGTCTCCTTTTTCTTCAGCCTTGCAAACATACCATGGCTCAGGAAACACTTTAATGGCTTTATTTCAGTCCTTCATGTTGATGGACGGGAATACCGGTTTGCCACCTACCGGCAGGGTCATATCGACCTCTTAGAATACCAGGGGGGCATACTCAGAATACTTCTAAGTGATCGAAAGTATAAGGTAGAAATTCTGGTGCGGCAAACTGATGCGGGGGAACTGGTAGCTCCGGTTCATGGAACCATGGACTGCAGAATCGGCGAATGCAACAACGCCTGGGTCCGGGTCGTGGTAAAGGCGAAACACAGGTTGTCCGACGCCCCCCTCTTCGACGGCATTACTACCGGAGCTGGATTAGAACTTGTTGGAGATATAGTAAGACTAGCTGAAAAAAACTGA
- a CDS encoding tetratricopeptide repeat protein, whose translation MKKSIGLLFIIFFLVFSNVIVFSQEKPDALKSYRIGRDLEVQGRMSDANARYDEAVQICKQEIAQNATNMDSYTVLTWALLRQKKYNEVIEWAQKGLKVNPSDYRVIETMGEAYFYLNQYDFSLKNMQKYIEAAPNAERVSVAYFFMGEVYRIKQKYNHADIAYSTAVRLEPNMPVWWYRLGSVREALGDYAGSLSAYERAVKLNPSYKEALDGADRVKKRLG comes from the coding sequence ATGAAGAAAAGCATAGGTTTGTTATTCATTATCTTTTTTCTTGTATTTAGTAATGTTATTGTATTTTCCCAGGAAAAGCCCGATGCACTGAAAAGTTATCGGATTGGTCGGGATCTGGAAGTTCAGGGCAGAATGAGTGACGCCAATGCCCGGTATGACGAGGCTGTTCAGATCTGCAAACAGGAAATTGCCCAAAATGCTACCAATATGGATTCTTATACAGTCCTTACCTGGGCCTTATTACGTCAGAAAAAGTATAATGAGGTTATAGAGTGGGCTCAAAAAGGGCTAAAGGTGAATCCGAGTGACTATCGGGTTATAGAAACCATGGGTGAAGCCTACTTCTATCTGAATCAATATGATTTTTCATTAAAAAATATGCAGAAATACATCGAAGCAGCACCGAATGCGGAACGGGTTTCGGTGGCTTACTTTTTTATGGGAGAAGTGTATCGTATTAAGCAAAAATATAACCATGCAGATATCGCCTATTCCACTGCGGTACGGCTCGAACCTAATATGCCTGTGTGGTGGTATCGGCTTGGATCAGTTCGAGAGGCCCTGGGAGATTATGCCGGTTCTCTTTCCGCCTATGAACGGGCGGTTAAACTAAATCCTTCCTATAAAGAAGCCTTAGATGGTGCTGATCGGGTGAAGAAGCGGCTGGGCTAG
- a CDS encoding SDR family oxidoreductase, with amino-acid sequence MKILFIGGTGNLSYDTSLEVLSQGHELYHLNRGLFKDKTKSALQGDGPTIEGTSLQNNPLNDVHQLTADIHDEPAVRTALGNRTFDVVVDFIAYTPEDVERDIRLFSGRTGHYVFISSASAYRKPPVHHVITESTPLVNPFWEYSQNKIRCEERLTREWRDRSFPMTIIRPSHTYSKSWLPTAWTSSDFTVAARMLAGKEVVVHGDGQSLWTLTHSRDFAVGLAGILGNRAAIGEAIQITGDEALTWDAIHYTLAQALGVEAKIVHIPSDFIAQIDPDMGAHFLGDKTYSAVFDCSKLKRLVPTFRTTISFSQGIRESVDWYLKDPSRQKVNTHIDEVIERVLNAWNRAMGVL; translated from the coding sequence ATGAAAATCTTATTCATCGGTGGTACGGGAAATCTTTCTTATGATACATCTCTTGAGGTCCTGTCCCAGGGCCATGAGCTCTATCATCTTAACCGGGGACTTTTTAAGGATAAAACAAAGAGTGCCTTGCAGGGAGATGGCCCCACCATTGAAGGAACATCCCTACAAAACAATCCCCTCAACGACGTACACCAGCTTACTGCAGATATTCATGATGAACCTGCAGTACGGACAGCCCTGGGAAACCGCACCTTTGACGTTGTTGTAGATTTTATAGCCTACACACCAGAGGATGTAGAACGGGATATCAGGCTCTTTTCTGGCCGGACCGGCCACTATGTCTTTATTTCCAGTGCCTCAGCCTATCGGAAACCACCAGTACATCATGTAATTACTGAATCGACTCCTCTTGTAAATCCCTTCTGGGAATACTCTCAGAATAAAATCCGTTGTGAAGAACGACTTACCCGGGAGTGGCGTGATCGGAGTTTCCCCATGACCATCATTCGCCCCTCTCATACGTACAGCAAATCCTGGCTTCCCACCGCCTGGACATCCTCCGATTTCACCGTAGCGGCCCGGATGCTCGCTGGTAAGGAAGTGGTTGTTCATGGAGACGGCCAATCCCTGTGGACCTTAACCCACAGTAGAGACTTTGCGGTAGGCCTGGCAGGAATCCTGGGGAACCGGGCCGCCATCGGCGAAGCAATCCAGATTACCGGCGACGAAGCATTAACCTGGGATGCCATTCATTACACCCTGGCCCAGGCTCTAGGGGTAGAAGCAAAAATTGTTCACATCCCTTCAGATTTTATCGCTCAGATAGATCCTGACATGGGCGCCCACTTTCTCGGAGACAAGACCTATTCGGCGGTTTTTGACTGCTCTAAACTAAAACGTCTCGTCCCAACCTTTAGAACCACCATATCTTTCAGCCAAGGGATCCGCGAATCGGTAGACTGGTACCTCAAAGATCCTTCTCGCCAGAAGGTAAACACCCATATAGATGAAGTCATCGAACGGGTACTAAACGCATGGAACCGGGCTATGGGTGTACTATAA
- a CDS encoding rhomboid family intramembrane serine protease yields MLPIGDDNTYRLRTPVVTWILILLNIGIFVFFQGFGTDESVVFSYSMIPQEILTGKDIVTPPTIVFDRFSGDRYTVPGLAPTPVPVFLTILISMFMHGGIAHIAGNMLFLSIFGDNVEDRLGHFRYLLFYLVSGLMAAAAHILVCFVTGDGLLTPTLGASGAISGIMGAYLLLFPGNRVRVLLFNIIPTTVSAIVVIGLWFIFQITNGLGYLGGVRGDGVAYAAHIGGFLYGFFRVRRYIPKRRRVRYYYY; encoded by the coding sequence ATGTTACCCATTGGCGATGATAATACCTATCGGCTCAGGACTCCTGTGGTTACCTGGATATTGATACTGCTAAATATTGGCATCTTTGTGTTTTTTCAGGGTTTTGGTACCGATGAAAGTGTGGTTTTTTCCTATTCTATGATTCCTCAAGAAATTCTTACAGGAAAAGATATTGTAACACCCCCTACGATTGTATTTGATCGTTTTTCCGGTGACCGCTATACTGTCCCGGGTCTTGCACCGACACCGGTACCGGTATTTTTGACTATTCTTATTTCCATGTTTATGCATGGCGGTATTGCCCATATTGCGGGTAACATGCTCTTTCTTTCCATTTTTGGGGATAATGTGGAGGACCGGCTAGGGCATTTCCGGTATCTGCTCTTTTATCTCGTCTCTGGTCTTATGGCAGCGGCGGCCCACATTCTGGTGTGTTTTGTTACTGGTGACGGCCTTTTAACCCCCACCCTCGGTGCCTCCGGGGCAATTTCGGGTATTATGGGCGCTTACCTGCTGTTGTTCCCTGGAAACCGGGTGCGGGTGTTGCTGTTTAACATCATCCCCACTACAGTCAGTGCTATTGTGGTCATTGGACTCTGGTTCATCTTTCAGATTACCAATGGACTTGGATATCTGGGTGGTGTTCGAGGTGACGGGGTTGCCTATGCTGCCCATATTGGAGGCTTTCTCTATGGTTTTTTCCGGGTTCGTCGTTATATACCAAAACGGCGACGAGTACGGTATTACTATTACTAG